The following are from one region of the Hyalangium gracile genome:
- a CDS encoding YfiR family protein produces the protein MKCFPIRAATLLMTMLMGAPIARAADDLAPGRQAALLLRVLPYDRTLKQRAREAVTVAVLHRDGQVASAAYAIDMTAALQDFARAVRVRGLPVRVIGLPYSSPEKLEAELTRAQVTAAYVCPGLTDVSETLMDITRRRKILTFSGRESDIREHFSIGLIRRGTKAALLVNLPEAQAEGAELEPEMLAMSEVLR, from the coding sequence ATGAAGTGCTTCCCGATCCGCGCGGCCACGCTCCTGATGACGATGCTGATGGGGGCTCCCATCGCCAGGGCCGCGGATGATCTGGCTCCTGGCCGGCAGGCGGCCCTGCTGCTCCGCGTGCTTCCCTATGATCGGACCTTGAAACAGCGCGCGCGCGAGGCCGTCACGGTCGCCGTCCTCCACCGCGACGGACAGGTCGCGTCCGCGGCCTACGCGATCGACATGACCGCCGCGCTGCAAGACTTCGCGCGCGCGGTCCGGGTTCGCGGTCTCCCCGTTCGTGTCATCGGCCTGCCGTACTCCTCGCCCGAGAAGCTCGAGGCGGAGCTCACGCGCGCTCAGGTGACGGCCGCCTACGTCTGCCCGGGGCTCACGGATGTCTCGGAGACACTCATGGACATCACGCGGCGCAGGAAGATCCTGACGTTCTCTGGACGCGAGAGCGACATTCGAGAGCACTTCAGCATCGGGCTCATCCGACGGGGCACGAAGGCGGCGCTGCTCGTGAACCTGCCCGAGGCCCAGGCCGAAGGCGCGGAGCTGGAGCCAGAGATGCTCGCCATGAGCGAGGTGCTGCGATGA
- a CDS encoding ATP-binding protein, which yields MISALKNFVSARPLKVKLVSLVSLVVLVTVLVLSVSLTRSLTSQTGDLLKVRATSLATVMATLVSAAIEFDNPEAATERLSALSKSPDATYAVIYARDGSVMAHWGAIPPASVVPLPVSALTTKDEHHLLHVAMPVSETLHASLVVAFSRAEQQRQTAAIGRAALVTSGALLPVMILLGYLVAAGFVRPIRSMARIADAIARGDRVALSQLPADRVDESGILARAFQRLLRQEHENQAMLETRVEERTRELQKANEELALRLRQLADAQEQLVQSRKMAAVGQLAGGVAHEINNPLAVILGFAQGMERRVPEKDPLRLPVTSIVREALRCKNLVQELLTFSRTGKKNFESVDVNALARSTLVLIEARAKTQGVKLITEFADGLPTLQANKTQLQQVLVNLGTNALDVMKGGGTLTVRSRPNPKGGVFLEVVDTGGGIPTDVLPRIFEPFFTTKGVGEGTGLGLSLVYEIVQQHRGDIEVDSTPGQGTRMTVSLPVDPAAGAVSA from the coding sequence ATGATCAGCGCGCTGAAGAACTTCGTGAGCGCCAGGCCGCTCAAGGTCAAGCTGGTGAGCCTGGTGTCGCTCGTGGTGCTGGTGACGGTGCTCGTGCTGTCGGTGTCGCTGACCCGCTCGCTGACGTCCCAGACGGGAGATCTCCTCAAGGTGCGGGCCACGAGCCTGGCCACCGTCATGGCCACCCTGGTCTCCGCGGCCATCGAGTTCGACAACCCGGAGGCGGCCACCGAGCGGCTCAGTGCCCTCTCCAAGAGCCCGGACGCCACCTACGCCGTCATCTACGCGCGGGATGGCAGCGTCATGGCCCACTGGGGCGCCATCCCCCCGGCCTCCGTCGTGCCGCTGCCAGTCAGCGCCCTGACGACGAAGGACGAGCACCACCTGCTGCACGTGGCCATGCCCGTGAGCGAGACGCTCCATGCCTCCCTGGTCGTCGCCTTCTCCCGCGCCGAGCAGCAGCGACAGACCGCCGCCATCGGCCGGGCGGCGCTGGTGACCTCCGGGGCGCTCCTGCCGGTGATGATCCTCCTGGGGTACCTGGTCGCGGCCGGCTTCGTGCGGCCCATCCGCTCCATGGCGCGGATCGCCGACGCCATCGCCCGGGGAGATCGCGTGGCGCTGTCCCAGCTGCCGGCCGACCGCGTGGACGAGTCCGGCATCCTCGCGAGGGCCTTCCAGCGGCTCCTGCGGCAGGAGCACGAGAACCAGGCCATGCTCGAGACGCGCGTCGAGGAGCGCACGCGCGAGCTGCAGAAGGCCAACGAGGAGCTGGCCTTGCGGCTCCGCCAGCTCGCGGATGCCCAGGAGCAGCTCGTGCAGAGCCGGAAGATGGCCGCGGTGGGGCAGCTCGCTGGCGGCGTGGCGCACGAGATCAACAACCCGCTGGCCGTCATCCTCGGGTTCGCGCAGGGCATGGAGCGGCGGGTGCCGGAGAAGGATCCGCTGCGCCTGCCCGTCACCTCGATCGTCCGCGAGGCGCTGCGCTGCAAGAACCTGGTCCAGGAGCTGCTGACCTTCTCGCGGACGGGGAAGAAGAACTTCGAGTCGGTGGACGTGAACGCGCTCGCGCGCTCCACGCTCGTCCTCATCGAGGCGCGGGCGAAGACGCAGGGCGTGAAGCTCATCACGGAGTTCGCCGACGGGCTGCCCACGCTCCAGGCCAACAAGACGCAGCTGCAGCAGGTGCTGGTGAACCTGGGCACCAACGCCCTGGACGTGATGAAGGGCGGCGGGACGCTGACGGTGCGCTCGCGTCCGAACCCGAAGGGAGGCGTCTTCCTGGAGGTGGTGGACACGGGCGGGGGCATCCCGACGGACGTGCTGCCCCGCATCTTCGAGCCCTTCTTCACCACCAAGGGCGTGGGGGAGGGCACGGGCCTGGGCCTGAGCCTGGTCTACGAGATCGTCCAGCAGCACCGGGGCGACATCGAGGTGGACAGCACCCCGGGGCAGGGCACGCGGATGACGGTGTCACTGCCCGTGGACCCCGCGGCGGGGGCGGTCAGCGCATGA
- a CDS encoding response regulator translates to MTFPPGKSILVADDEQGIRDLFQFTMEPLGLEVVTASDGWEALQAVQARSFDLIILDVHMPRLSGPEVLEKIRELRPHQKVLVVSSSSDASHSFEQRVTEFGAAACLFKPVELDELIRTIERALSGEFP, encoded by the coding sequence ATGACGTTTCCGCCCGGGAAGAGCATCCTGGTCGCGGATGACGAGCAGGGCATCCGAGACCTCTTCCAGTTCACGATGGAGCCGCTCGGGCTCGAGGTCGTGACGGCCAGCGATGGCTGGGAGGCGCTCCAGGCCGTCCAGGCGCGCAGCTTCGATCTCATCATCCTGGACGTCCACATGCCCCGGCTGAGCGGTCCCGAGGTCCTCGAGAAGATCCGCGAGCTGCGGCCGCACCAGAAGGTCCTGGTGGTGAGCAGCAGCTCCGATGCGTCCCATTCCTTCGAGCAGCGGGTGACCGAGTTCGGCGCCGCGGCCTGCTTGTTCAAGCCGGTCGAACTGGACGAACTGATCCGCACGATCGAGCGCGCCCTTTCCGGAGAGTTTCCATGA
- a CDS encoding response regulator has translation MTIRAAVLVIDDEPGIRDMLLYELSQEGFDVETAENGFAAVEALKRRKFDLAVTDLKMPGMDGMQTVEALRALDPDIEVIVATGYASVETAVACMKRGAYDYIQKPYDPAELKLLLERATQKNHLQGVVSLYEASRALLSTLKHSDLVRLVVTLAQRVLRADDVALLLQRGDSKDFDIHRLTEAATPSTELLTELGQRVIDSDSALRLPAPSIPMVTSTRAGDAYAFALVYPLIARDRTMGALVALRRSASPEFALSELERGTVFASQLAVSLDNARLYDELAQKISELMATREQLVHAEKLALAGKLAGAVAHEVNNPLSFVRANLDALKDYSSAVGGLWRAVESAALYLRGLPEAQAQEHARGLTHAGERGDRTENLVREIGEAIDETLEGVRRISELVAGFASLASLREAATPEPVDVNEVLQDCVEALPSQARRHLAQVSTEAQPCMALLAREELRSALFNLLAFLCATERKRTQGTGALKVLTTLEGTQPVVLFQDETLVLTEDERHRIFDPSVELDRGGRTMRLNLALALSYQVLRRGGAEVSTSFESGRGLTLRVLLPPVIGK, from the coding sequence ATGACCATACGCGCCGCTGTCCTTGTCATCGATGACGAGCCAGGCATCCGGGACATGCTCCTGTATGAGCTCTCCCAGGAAGGCTTCGACGTGGAGACGGCCGAGAACGGCTTCGCCGCGGTGGAGGCCCTCAAGCGCCGGAAGTTCGATCTGGCCGTCACGGACCTCAAGATGCCGGGGATGGACGGCATGCAGACCGTGGAGGCGCTGCGCGCGCTGGATCCGGACATCGAGGTGATCGTCGCCACCGGCTATGCGAGCGTGGAGACGGCCGTGGCCTGCATGAAGCGCGGGGCCTACGACTACATCCAGAAGCCCTATGATCCGGCGGAGCTGAAGCTCCTGCTGGAGCGGGCGACGCAGAAGAACCACCTGCAGGGCGTGGTGTCCCTCTACGAGGCGAGCCGCGCGCTGCTGTCCACGCTCAAGCACTCGGACCTGGTCCGGTTGGTGGTGACGCTGGCCCAGCGGGTGCTGCGCGCCGATGACGTCGCCCTCCTGCTCCAGCGGGGGGACTCCAAGGACTTCGACATCCACCGGCTCACGGAGGCGGCCACCCCCTCCACCGAGCTCCTCACGGAGCTGGGCCAGCGCGTGATCGACTCCGACTCGGCGCTCCGGCTGCCCGCTCCCTCCATCCCCATGGTCACCTCCACCCGAGCGGGTGACGCCTATGCCTTCGCGCTCGTGTATCCGCTGATCGCGCGCGACCGCACCATGGGCGCCCTGGTCGCGCTGCGCCGCTCGGCGTCACCGGAGTTCGCCCTGTCCGAGCTGGAGCGGGGCACGGTGTTCGCCAGCCAGCTCGCCGTCTCGCTGGACAACGCCCGCCTGTATGACGAGCTGGCCCAGAAGATCTCCGAGCTCATGGCCACCCGCGAGCAGCTCGTCCACGCCGAGAAGCTGGCCCTGGCCGGCAAGCTGGCCGGCGCCGTGGCTCATGAGGTCAACAACCCGCTGTCCTTCGTGCGGGCGAACCTCGATGCCCTGAAGGACTACTCCTCGGCGGTGGGGGGGCTCTGGCGCGCGGTGGAGAGCGCCGCCCTGTACCTCCGCGGTCTGCCCGAGGCCCAGGCCCAGGAGCATGCCCGCGGCCTGACCCATGCCGGCGAGCGCGGCGATCGGACGGAGAACCTCGTCCGGGAGATCGGCGAGGCCATCGACGAGACGCTCGAAGGCGTGAGGCGGATCTCCGAGCTCGTGGCCGGCTTCGCGAGCCTCGCCAGCCTGCGGGAGGCCGCGACTCCCGAGCCGGTCGACGTCAACGAGGTGCTCCAGGACTGCGTGGAGGCACTGCCGAGCCAGGCCCGGCGGCACCTGGCCCAGGTCAGCACCGAGGCCCAGCCGTGCATGGCGCTCCTCGCGAGGGAGGAGCTCCGCTCGGCCCTGTTCAACCTGCTGGCCTTCCTCTGCGCGACCGAGCGGAAGCGGACCCAGGGCACCGGAGCGCTGAAGGTCCTCACCACGTTGGAAGGTACCCAGCCGGTGGTGCTCTTCCAGGACGAGACGCTGGTGCTGACCGAGGACGAGCGCCACCGCATCTTCGATCCGAGCGTGGAGCTGGACCGCGGCGGCCGTACCATGCGCCTCAACCTCGCGCTCGCGCTGTCCTACCAGGTGCTGCGCCGCGGCGGCGCCGAGGTGTCGACGAGCTTCGAGAGCGGGCGCGGCCTCACGCTCCGGGTGCTCCTGCCGCCCGTCATCGGCAAGTAG
- a CDS encoding Maf family protein, whose translation MNPLYLASTSSARRALMDGLGLPYQAEAPGVDEDVSPTLSAREAVQLLAARKARAVHARHPEAWVIGADQLVQVGTEVLAKPEDRDAARRQLGKLLGQTHDICTGVCLVGPGGHVAEALEVSRLTFYPLRPEELERYLDLGEWRGCAGSYRVEGAGQALLARLEGDRTNVQGLPMLTVVRMLREAGFSFFEPRTP comes from the coding sequence ATGAACCCCCTCTATCTGGCGTCCACCTCGAGCGCCCGTCGGGCCCTGATGGACGGGCTCGGCCTGCCCTACCAGGCCGAGGCCCCCGGCGTGGACGAGGACGTATCCCCCACCCTCTCCGCCCGCGAGGCGGTGCAGCTGCTCGCCGCGCGCAAGGCCCGCGCCGTCCACGCCCGCCACCCGGAGGCCTGGGTCATCGGCGCGGACCAGCTCGTCCAGGTGGGCACGGAGGTGCTCGCCAAGCCCGAGGACCGTGACGCCGCGCGGCGTCAGCTCGGCAAGCTCCTGGGGCAGACCCACGACATCTGCACCGGCGTGTGCCTGGTGGGCCCTGGAGGCCACGTGGCCGAGGCCCTGGAGGTATCGAGGCTCACCTTCTACCCCCTCCGTCCGGAGGAGCTGGAGCGGTACCTGGACCTGGGCGAGTGGCGGGGGTGCGCCGGCAGCTACCGCGTGGAGGGCGCCGGACAGGCCCTGCTGGCGCGGCTCGAGGGCGACCGCACCAACGTCCAGGGGCTGCCCATGCTCACCGTGGTGCGCATGCTGCGCGAGGCCGGGTTCTCCTTCTTCGAGCCGCGGACGCCGTGA
- a CDS encoding metallopeptidase family protein codes for MSRRGLLALFLLLGACQRTSSEPAAVAAVPDAGPAVAPAAATAPAPAVEDSAPAAPHGPGAHSDAMAALPVCSSGGKAPLDAARLYYDEQRYLEALSCAARAAALEPDNAEAHAERGMALSALGKVPEAQMAFARSLAIDPDSPDGLLGAAHLYVVELPSSHERDELGLLYSERGLAKPGMLPDMVVQFALISAMAFNDLGQAEEALARAAIVLSHEPNNHEAMYERALALFELCRFAEAKAAFSSLLGNPQHGAHAHQHLGLLLEREGRWKQAQAHFDKARELSPEDFPPPPMPSEAEFREAVANAVAALPEAMRKDLEGVPVSAEELPADDDLLSGEPPLSPTILGLFRGPPLSEPCDGTETPCRSVVLYRRNLARAASTPAKLLEQIEMTLHHEVGHLRGEDDEELAARGLE; via the coding sequence ATGTCGCGGCGCGGCCTGCTCGCCCTCTTCCTTCTGCTCGGTGCCTGTCAGCGGACCTCCTCGGAGCCTGCCGCGGTGGCGGCTGTCCCGGATGCCGGGCCCGCCGTCGCGCCCGCCGCGGCCACGGCTCCCGCTCCCGCCGTGGAGGACTCCGCCCCGGCGGCTCCTCATGGGCCCGGTGCGCACTCGGACGCCATGGCCGCGCTCCCCGTCTGCTCCTCGGGCGGCAAGGCGCCGCTCGACGCGGCGCGCCTCTATTACGACGAGCAGCGCTACCTGGAGGCGCTCTCGTGCGCGGCCCGGGCCGCCGCGCTGGAGCCCGACAACGCCGAGGCCCATGCCGAGCGGGGGATGGCCCTGTCCGCGCTGGGCAAGGTGCCGGAGGCGCAGATGGCCTTCGCCCGCTCGCTCGCCATCGACCCGGACTCGCCGGATGGCCTGCTGGGCGCGGCCCACCTGTACGTGGTGGAGCTGCCCTCCAGTCACGAGCGGGACGAACTGGGGCTCCTCTACTCGGAGCGGGGCCTGGCCAAGCCCGGAATGCTGCCGGACATGGTGGTGCAGTTCGCCCTCATCTCGGCCATGGCCTTCAACGATCTCGGCCAGGCGGAGGAGGCCCTGGCGCGCGCCGCCATCGTGCTGTCGCACGAGCCCAACAACCACGAGGCCATGTATGAGAGGGCCCTGGCCCTCTTCGAGCTGTGCCGCTTCGCGGAGGCGAAGGCCGCGTTCTCGTCCCTGCTGGGCAACCCGCAGCATGGGGCCCACGCTCACCAGCACCTGGGGCTGCTCCTGGAGCGGGAGGGCAGATGGAAGCAGGCGCAGGCCCACTTCGACAAGGCCCGCGAGCTGTCGCCCGAGGACTTCCCTCCGCCGCCCATGCCCTCCGAGGCCGAGTTCCGCGAGGCGGTGGCGAACGCCGTGGCGGCGCTGCCCGAGGCCATGCGCAAGGATCTCGAGGGAGTTCCCGTCTCGGCCGAGGAGCTCCCCGCGGACGATGATCTGCTGTCGGGCGAGCCTCCGCTGTCGCCGACCATCCTGGGGCTGTTCCGTGGCCCGCCGCTCAGCGAGCCGTGTGATGGGACGGAGACACCGTGCCGCTCGGTGGTGCTCTACCGCCGGAACCTGGCGCGCGCGGCGAGCACCCCGGCGAAATTGCTGGAGCAGATCGAGATGACGCTGCACCACGAGGTGGGGCACCTGCGCGGTGAGGACGACGAGGAGCTGGCCGCGCGCGGCCTGGAGTGA
- a CDS encoding class I SAM-dependent rRNA methyltransferase translates to MPPRTLPTARVSLKGAKSLRRGNPWLYRTELAEPPSTETRGAVVAVVDPQGNPIGQAFYAQRSPLALRLLTRRPPSEEPVDEAFIRHRLEAALARRAPLKHRDGLRLVHGESDLLPGLFVDRYGAGLTLQTLSEGMDARKELVARILVEKTGATHVVCRDDASGRDFEGLKREVLLLHGSGDARFTYHEGENRFEVDLLGDMKTGAFLDQVDNHLRAGELGRGEALDLFSYHGGFALALSRSCDTVLAVEQDAKAAERIRENVARNGRSNVTVDNANAFDVLRRFADSGRRFDTVVLDPPGLAKRREGLATALRAYHELNLRALKCLKPEGLLVTCSCSGKLGREAFEQMVLSAAEDARRPVQILERRGAGLDHPVLAGLLETEYLKALYVRAL, encoded by the coding sequence ATGCCCCCCCGAACCCTTCCCACCGCGCGCGTGAGCCTCAAGGGCGCCAAGAGCCTGCGCCGCGGCAACCCCTGGCTCTACCGGACCGAGCTGGCCGAGCCTCCCTCCACGGAGACGCGCGGGGCGGTGGTGGCGGTGGTGGATCCGCAGGGCAACCCCATCGGCCAGGCCTTCTACGCCCAGCGCTCGCCGCTGGCGCTGCGCCTGCTGACGCGCCGTCCGCCCTCCGAGGAGCCGGTGGACGAGGCCTTCATCCGCCATCGCCTGGAGGCCGCCCTGGCGCGCCGCGCGCCGCTCAAGCACCGCGACGGGCTGCGGCTGGTGCACGGCGAGTCGGACCTGCTGCCGGGCCTCTTCGTGGACCGCTATGGCGCGGGGCTGACCCTCCAGACGCTCTCGGAGGGGATGGACGCCCGGAAGGAGCTGGTGGCGCGAATCCTCGTGGAGAAGACCGGGGCCACGCACGTGGTGTGCCGGGACGACGCCTCCGGCCGCGACTTCGAGGGCCTGAAGCGCGAGGTGTTGCTGCTGCACGGCTCCGGCGATGCCCGCTTCACCTACCACGAGGGCGAGAACCGCTTCGAGGTGGACCTGCTGGGCGACATGAAGACGGGGGCCTTCCTGGACCAGGTGGACAACCACCTGCGCGCCGGAGAGCTGGGCCGCGGCGAGGCGCTGGATCTCTTCAGCTACCACGGCGGGTTCGCGCTGGCGCTCAGCCGCTCGTGCGACACGGTGCTCGCCGTGGAGCAGGACGCCAAGGCCGCCGAGCGGATTCGCGAGAACGTCGCGCGCAATGGCCGCTCCAACGTGACGGTGGACAACGCCAACGCCTTCGACGTGCTGCGGCGCTTCGCCGACTCGGGCCGCCGCTTCGACACGGTGGTGCTGGATCCGCCGGGCCTGGCCAAGCGCCGCGAGGGCCTGGCCACCGCGCTGCGCGCCTACCACGAGCTGAACCTCCGGGCCCTGAAGTGCCTGAAGCCGGAGGGGCTGCTCGTCACCTGCTCCTGCTCGGGGAAGCTGGGCCGCGAGGCCTTCGAGCAGATGGTCCTCTCCGCCGCGGAGGACGCGCGCCGCCCGGTGCAGATCCTCGAGCGGCGAGGAGCGGGCCTGGACCACCCCGTGCTCGCGGGGCTGCTGGAGACCGAGTACCTCAAGGCCCTCTACGTCCGGGCCCTGTAG
- a CDS encoding GAF domain-containing sensor histidine kinase: MSPGIPLPRGRDSTASEGSSAHEASVLEAAARLRILVHLSRQLAEAEPDLELALDTVCSHLVSVLGDGCAAYLLREDDTSLEPITIRHRDPVRRGLIEQVNQARQLRVGEGFVGKAVASGRPICLPEADPTLLQSTVVPEYRAYLERVGVSSLIVVPMEGKARVHGAFWLARDPGSPPYTQADRELIEAVADCAATALDSLRLHAELREDRRRLAEAASRMSRLQQVTAALSGAATPEEVATVVAQIAVASMEGAAGSLVLPDATGTVLEIAASVGHAHAQHVLKRFQTLPVTADNPVAAAYREGKAFFFEDLASYGAQYPALLPSASEAGYQAAAALPLLARDEVLGVLWVRFATARAFDENERGLMSTMVAQSAQALERARLYTQAKKAVAQRDEFLSVAAHELRTPLTTMKLQVQSLQKSLGRLQAPEDSKSPLLAKAGGVDRQVKRLEALVTDLLDLSRLTAGKLELRLEEFDLQELVREVRERMAEDATRAESPITVHAQGAARGRWDRARLDQVLSNLLSNALKYGAGRPIEVTVTADGDRALLSVKDRGIGIPLEDQARIFERFERAVPGQNYSGFGVGLWICKQIVAALGGQIRVESQPGEGSTFEVSLATRQEP, translated from the coding sequence ATGAGCCCTGGCATCCCCCTTCCGCGCGGGCGCGACAGCACTGCCTCGGAGGGGAGTTCCGCTCACGAGGCCTCCGTCCTCGAAGCGGCCGCGAGACTGCGCATCCTGGTCCACCTGTCGCGGCAGCTGGCGGAGGCCGAGCCCGATCTCGAGCTGGCCCTGGACACCGTCTGCTCACACCTCGTGTCGGTGCTCGGGGACGGCTGTGCCGCCTACCTCCTGCGGGAGGACGACACGTCGCTGGAGCCCATCACCATCCGCCACCGGGATCCGGTCCGGCGCGGGCTCATCGAGCAGGTCAACCAGGCGCGGCAGCTGCGCGTCGGTGAGGGCTTCGTGGGAAAGGCCGTCGCGTCGGGCCGCCCCATCTGCCTGCCGGAGGCCGATCCGACACTCCTGCAGAGCACCGTGGTCCCGGAGTACCGGGCCTATCTGGAGCGCGTGGGCGTGAGCAGCCTGATCGTCGTGCCCATGGAGGGGAAGGCCCGGGTGCATGGCGCTTTCTGGCTGGCGAGGGATCCCGGCAGTCCCCCCTACACCCAGGCCGACCGGGAGCTGATCGAGGCCGTCGCGGACTGCGCGGCCACCGCCCTGGACAGCCTCCGGCTCCATGCCGAGCTGCGTGAGGACCGCCGGCGGCTGGCGGAGGCGGCCTCCCGGATGAGCCGGCTCCAGCAGGTCACCGCGGCGCTGTCGGGCGCGGCCACTCCCGAGGAGGTGGCCACCGTCGTCGCGCAGATCGCGGTGGCCTCCATGGAGGGCGCCGCGGGCTCGCTCGTGCTGCCGGACGCGACCGGCACCGTGCTGGAGATCGCCGCCAGCGTGGGCCACGCCCACGCCCAGCACGTGCTGAAGCGCTTCCAGACCCTGCCCGTCACGGCGGACAACCCGGTGGCGGCCGCCTACCGCGAGGGGAAGGCGTTCTTCTTCGAGGACCTGGCGAGCTACGGCGCGCAGTACCCCGCGCTGCTCCCGTCCGCCTCCGAGGCCGGGTACCAGGCCGCCGCGGCGCTGCCGCTGCTGGCACGCGACGAGGTGCTCGGCGTGCTGTGGGTCCGCTTCGCGACGGCCCGAGCGTTCGACGAGAACGAGCGCGGGCTCATGTCCACCATGGTGGCGCAGAGCGCTCAGGCGCTCGAGCGCGCACGGCTCTACACCCAGGCGAAGAAGGCCGTCGCGCAGCGGGACGAGTTCCTCTCGGTGGCCGCCCACGAGCTGCGCACGCCGCTCACCACGATGAAGCTCCAGGTCCAGTCGCTGCAGAAGAGCCTGGGCCGCTTGCAGGCGCCCGAGGACAGCAAGTCCCCGCTCCTCGCGAAGGCCGGTGGGGTGGATCGCCAGGTCAAGCGTCTGGAGGCGCTGGTGACCGACCTGTTGGATCTGTCGCGACTCACGGCCGGCAAGCTCGAGCTGCGGCTCGAGGAGTTCGATCTCCAGGAGCTCGTGCGCGAGGTCCGCGAGCGGATGGCGGAGGACGCCACGCGCGCGGAGAGCCCCATCACCGTGCACGCCCAGGGCGCCGCGAGGGGACGGTGGGACCGGGCCCGGCTGGACCAGGTGCTCTCCAACCTCCTGAGCAACGCGCTCAAATACGGCGCCGGCAGGCCCATCGAGGTCACCGTCACGGCCGACGGGGACCGGGCGCTGCTGTCCGTGAAGGATCGGGGCATCGGCATCCCGCTGGAGGACCAGGCGCGCATCTTCGAGCGGTTCGAGCGCGCCGTCCCAGGCCAGAACTACAGCGGGTTCGGCGTGGGGCTGTGGATCTGCAAGCAGATCGTCGCGGCGCTCGGGGGGCAGATCCGCGTCGAGAGCCAGCCGGGAGAGGGCTCCACCTTCGAGGTCTCCCTGGCCACCCGCCAGGAGCCGTGA
- the ahcY gene encoding adenosylhomocysteinase produces the protein MRAVTDLTKFTDYHVADIKLADWGRKEIAIAETEMPGLMAIREEFAKTQPLKGAKIAGSLHMTIQTAVLIQTLEAIGAEVRWASCNIFSTQDHAAAAIAASGTPVFAYKGESLEEYWDFTHRIFEFADGGPNMILDDGGDATLLLHLGSKAEKDPSVLSNPGSEEETFLFNSIKKRLAARPGWYSKTAASIRGVTEETTTGVHRLYQMAKEGKLMFPAINVNDSVTKSKFDNIYGCRESLVDGIKRATDVMIAGKVAVVAGFGEVGKGSAQALRGLQAQVWVTEIDPICALQAAMEGYRIVTMDYAAEHADIFVTATGNFRVITHEHMKRMKNNAIVCNIGHFDNEIDVASLKQYKWENIKPQVDHIIFPDNKRIILLAEGRLVNLGCGTGHPSYVMSSSFANQVLAQVEIFANPNKYKPGVYMLPRHLDEKVARLQLTKLGAQLTELTAEQASYIGVPKEGPYKSDHYRY, from the coding sequence ATGAGGGCTGTCACCGACTTGACCAAGTTCACCGATTACCACGTCGCCGACATCAAGCTGGCCGACTGGGGCCGCAAGGAGATCGCGATCGCCGAGACCGAGATGCCCGGTCTGATGGCCATCCGCGAGGAGTTCGCCAAGACGCAGCCCCTCAAGGGCGCGAAGATCGCGGGCTCGCTCCACATGACGATCCAGACCGCGGTGCTCATCCAGACGCTGGAGGCCATCGGCGCCGAGGTCCGCTGGGCGTCGTGCAACATCTTCTCCACGCAGGACCACGCCGCCGCCGCCATTGCCGCCAGCGGCACCCCCGTGTTCGCCTACAAGGGCGAGTCCCTCGAGGAGTACTGGGACTTCACCCACCGCATCTTCGAGTTCGCCGACGGCGGCCCGAACATGATCCTCGACGACGGCGGCGACGCCACCCTGCTGCTCCACCTGGGCAGCAAGGCCGAGAAGGATCCCTCCGTCCTGTCCAACCCCGGCAGCGAGGAGGAGACGTTCCTCTTCAACTCCATCAAGAAGCGCCTGGCCGCCAGGCCCGGCTGGTACTCGAAGACGGCCGCCAGCATCCGCGGCGTCACCGAGGAGACCACCACCGGCGTCCACCGCCTGTACCAGATGGCCAAGGAGGGGAAGCTCATGTTCCCGGCCATCAACGTGAACGACTCGGTCACCAAGTCCAAGTTCGACAACATCTACGGCTGCCGTGAGTCGCTCGTGGACGGCATCAAGCGCGCCACCGACGTCATGATCGCCGGCAAGGTGGCCGTGGTCGCCGGCTTCGGCGAGGTGGGCAAGGGCTCGGCCCAGGCGCTGCGCGGGCTCCAGGCCCAGGTGTGGGTCACCGAGATCGATCCCATCTGCGCGCTCCAGGCCGCCATGGAGGGCTACCGCATCGTCACCATGGACTACGCGGCCGAGCACGCCGACATCTTCGTCACCGCCACGGGCAACTTCCGCGTCATCACCCACGAGCACATGAAGCGGATGAAGAACAACGCCATCGTGTGCAACATCGGCCACTTCGACAACGAGATCGATGTCGCCAGCCTCAAGCAGTACAAGTGGGAGAACATCAAGCCCCAGGTCGACCACATCATCTTCCCGGACAACAAGCGCATCATCCTGCTGGCCGAGGGCCGGCTGGTGAACCTGGGCTGCGGCACCGGCCACCCCAGCTACGTGATGAGCTCCTCGTTCGCCAACCAGGTCCTGGCGCAGGTGGAGATCTTCGCCAACCCCAACAAGTACAAGCCGGGCGTGTACATGCTGCCGCGGCACCTGGACGAGAAGGTGGCGCGCCTGCAGCTCACCAAGCTGGGCGCCCAGCTCACCGAGCTCACCGCTGAGCAGGCCAGCTACATCGGCGTGCCCAAGGAGGGCCCGTACAAGTCCGACCACTACCGCTACTAG